Proteins from one Cryptomeria japonica chromosome 4, Sugi_1.0, whole genome shotgun sequence genomic window:
- the LOC131079224 gene encoding uncharacterized protein LOC131079224, with protein sequence MEKSVTNPFLLQDQTVHPAQIDLPEELRKKVVILQCESEEGICKVYLVGTRHCSSQSCEDVEAIIGFLKPDVVFLELCETRAYFCLKSGDHQLTVVPRFIDAKVATWRRNNSNAFATLLNLIMKKYRKQLGVGPVCEFQSAYREAKKYGGKVILGDRPIEITDQRTWSKMTFWYKTKFVFIFVLLLAALSLVSVREDANNENTESIEWHFPSMAETLLHERDLYMASRLFEVAKECKSVVEVVGKGHVAGIQKNWKKPIIIESLMEVEAATSPSAVKLWILVALAALGIALFSVIWLK encoded by the coding sequence atggaaaagagtgTTACAAACCCATTTCTCCTCCAAGACCAAACTGTACACCCTGCTCAGATTGATCTTCCAGAAGAGCTGAGGAAGAAAGTTGTAATTTTACAATGTGAATCTGAGGAAGGCATCTGCAAGGTTTATCTGGTTGGAACAAGACATTGCTCTTCACAATCTTGTGAGGATGTTGAAGCAATTATTGGCTTCTTAAAACCAGATGTTGTATTTCTAGAGTTGTGTGAAACTAGGGCTTACTTCTGCTTGAAATCTGGAGACCATCAACTTACAGTGGTGCCCAGATTTATTGATGCTAAGGTTGCGACGTGGAGGAGAAACAATAGTAATGCCTTTGCAACTCTTCTAAACTTGATTATGAAAAAATATCGAAAACAACTCGGAGTTGGTCCTGTTTGCGAGTTCCAAAGTGCATACAGAGAAGCAAAGAAATATGGTGGTAAGGTCATATTGGGTGACAGACCTATTGAGATAACTGACCAAAGGACATGGTCAAAGATGACATTCTGGTATAAAActaagtttgttttcatttttgtaTTACTGTTAGCTGCTCTGTCCTTAGTATCAGTACGTGAGGATGCAAATAATGAAAATACTGAATCCATAGAATGGCATTTCCCAAGTATGGCAGAAACACTCCTTCATGAGAGGGACTTGTATATGGCCTCTAGATTGTTTGAAGTTGCAAAGGAATGCAAATCAGTTGTAGAAGTTGTGGGAAAGGGCCATGTTGCTGGCATTCAGAAAAATTGGAAGAAACCTATTATAATAGAATCTTTAATGGAAGTGGAGGCTGCAACATCCCCATCAGCTGTAAAGCTTTGGATTTTAGTTGCTCTGGCTGCTCTTGGAATTGCCCTTTTCTCTGTTATATGGTTGAAGTGA